The following are encoded in a window of Telmatobacter sp. DSM 110680 genomic DNA:
- a CDS encoding sugar phosphate nucleotidyltransferase: MNEEIKPFLVPQTHTIRQAMEKLEKNEEKIAFVVDEESRLVGSLTDGDIRRWILSDGDLKAQVIRVCNREPRVAEEGFGVEQVRAEMLNGNFGCVPVVNSEREIVRLVFWKDLFHGEVATKPKKRLDLPVVIMAGGLGTRLAPFTNVLPKPLIPVGDRTVIEVIIDQFVAYGLARFHLSINYKAKILKSFFEELAPTYSVVFLEEKEPRGTAGGLRALYKATPENLIVTNCDIVIQTDLAELVSFHVDNNYDLTLVASLKEYRIPYGICELGKHGSLARITEKPQYSFLVNTGMYVVRRDRLNLIPEETRCDMTDFIEEIQKSGGSIGVFPISENAWVDTGEWVEYRKAVDSLGRLGSRGSAE; this comes from the coding sequence ATGAATGAAGAGATTAAGCCGTTTTTAGTCCCTCAGACGCACACCATCCGGCAGGCAATGGAGAAGTTAGAGAAGAACGAGGAAAAGATTGCCTTTGTCGTCGATGAGGAATCAAGGCTTGTAGGTTCACTGACAGATGGTGACATCCGCCGGTGGATTCTCTCGGACGGTGATTTAAAGGCGCAGGTAATTCGAGTATGTAATCGCGAACCCCGCGTGGCCGAGGAGGGTTTTGGAGTTGAACAGGTTCGCGCTGAAATGCTAAATGGCAATTTCGGATGCGTTCCTGTTGTGAATTCTGAGCGCGAGATTGTGCGGCTCGTATTTTGGAAAGATCTTTTTCATGGCGAAGTCGCAACGAAACCGAAGAAACGTCTCGATTTGCCGGTTGTCATCATGGCCGGCGGCCTCGGGACTCGCTTAGCGCCCTTCACCAACGTCCTACCAAAGCCTCTCATCCCTGTAGGCGACCGAACTGTGATCGAAGTGATTATTGACCAGTTTGTCGCCTACGGATTAGCTCGGTTTCACCTTTCGATTAACTACAAGGCGAAGATTCTCAAATCCTTTTTTGAGGAGTTGGCCCCAACCTACTCAGTAGTATTCTTGGAAGAGAAGGAACCACGTGGGACGGCTGGTGGCCTCAGAGCGCTGTATAAGGCAACTCCAGAGAACTTGATTGTCACGAATTGCGACATCGTTATTCAGACGGATCTGGCAGAGCTGGTATCCTTTCATGTTGACAATAACTACGACCTGACTCTCGTTGCCTCTCTCAAGGAGTATCGCATTCCATACGGAATTTGCGAGTTGGGTAAACACGGCAGTTTGGCTCGCATTACTGAGAAGCCACAGTACAGCTTCCTTGTGAATACGGGTATGTATGTCGTACGGCGCGACCGGCTAAATCTAATTCCGGAAGAAACTCGGTGCGATATGACCGATTTCATTGAAGAAATACAGAAGTCTGGTGGAAGCATTGGAGTTTTTCCTATCAGCGAAAACGCCTGGGTCGACACCGGGGAATGGGTCGAATACCGCAAGGCGGTCGACAGTCTTGGCAGACTGGGCTCCCGAGGTTCCGCAGAGTGA
- a CDS encoding acylneuraminate cytidylyltransferase family protein — MLNGKRVIAVIPARGGSKSVPGKNIRPLAGTPLIAWSIVIAKQVQEIDRVIVSTDDDKIADVSRQFAAEVYPRPVELATDDALVIDALKDLVCTLKAEQESAEVLVILEPTCPFRSVADVRECLSFFSTDEYDCAATFCTAELNPHRAWRINGRRPEVFIPGAIPWLPRQQLPEAYQLNGAVYAVRIAGLMVSSQSILFGRIGAVKMPRERSIDINDPIDFLLAEQFAVERSHA; from the coding sequence ATGTTGAACGGAAAGCGTGTCATCGCGGTCATTCCCGCACGAGGGGGAAGCAAGTCGGTCCCCGGAAAGAACATCCGACCGCTCGCGGGCACCCCGTTGATTGCCTGGTCGATAGTGATCGCGAAGCAGGTTCAAGAGATCGACCGCGTAATAGTCTCCACTGACGATGACAAGATCGCTGATGTCAGCCGCCAATTCGCCGCTGAAGTGTATCCTCGCCCAGTCGAGTTGGCGACGGATGATGCCCTTGTAATCGACGCGCTCAAAGATCTGGTTTGTACGCTTAAGGCAGAGCAGGAGTCTGCGGAGGTTCTTGTAATCCTCGAGCCAACCTGCCCTTTTCGGTCTGTTGCAGACGTGAGGGAGTGCTTGAGCTTTTTTTCAACTGATGAGTATGATTGCGCCGCTACCTTCTGCACCGCCGAGTTGAATCCGCATAGGGCGTGGAGGATCAACGGACGAAGGCCTGAGGTGTTCATTCCAGGGGCAATACCCTGGCTTCCACGGCAGCAGTTGCCAGAGGCATATCAATTGAATGGCGCCGTTTACGCGGTACGAATTGCAGGGTTGATGGTCTCATCGCAGTCGATCCTATTCGGTCGAATTGGGGCAGTCAAAATGCCGCGGGAACGATCCATCGACATTAACGATCCCATCGATTTTCTTTTAGCCGAACAATTTGCTGTGGAAAGATCTCATGCGTAG
- a CDS encoding SDR family oxidoreductase — protein MRRVLLITGASSGVGLSLAKHLSNRYEVVAVARREERMQEELGKLRVTLRQTDLSDPVQVSSLVDWLNSEYGHIPYVINNAGVNMRSPVDVLDADQLNRSMMVNALAPFAILHGLLPGMKTNNFGRVINITSGAPLNCFPEYSAYSASKAALNAITVTCAKECAELNIRINLMSPGPVRTEMAPNATMDPSACHPTVDYLLGLGEHGPTGRFFWLGYEIPLFPNLEGIDWMGGKADSRFKNVLEAPE, from the coding sequence ATGCGTAGAGTGCTTCTAATAACGGGTGCAAGCAGCGGAGTAGGTCTTTCACTTGCCAAGCACCTCAGTAATAGGTATGAAGTTGTTGCGGTCGCCAGGCGCGAAGAACGCATGCAGGAGGAGTTGGGAAAGCTGCGTGTAACCCTCCGGCAAACCGATTTGAGCGACCCCGTGCAAGTGTCGTCGCTTGTGGATTGGTTGAACTCCGAGTACGGGCATATTCCCTATGTCATCAATAACGCTGGAGTGAACATGCGTAGCCCAGTCGACGTCCTTGATGCCGACCAGCTGAACCGTAGCATGATGGTCAACGCGCTTGCTCCGTTCGCGATACTTCATGGGCTTTTGCCCGGAATGAAAACGAACAATTTCGGTAGAGTCATCAATATCACCTCCGGCGCTCCCCTGAATTGCTTCCCGGAATATAGTGCCTACAGCGCGTCGAAAGCAGCGTTAAACGCCATCACTGTCACCTGCGCAAAAGAATGCGCCGAGCTCAACATCCGCATAAATCTGATGAGTCCTGGGCCAGTACGAACAGAAATGGCGCCAAACGCCACAATGGATCCGTCGGCATGCCATCCGACGGTCGACTATCTCCTCGGGTTAGGGGAACACGGACCAACCGGGCGATTTTTCTGGCTCGGATATGAGATACCGCTCTTTCCAAATCTTGAAGGCATTGACTGGATGGGTGGCAAAGCGGACTCCCGATTCAAGAACGTGCTTGAGGCACCCGAATGA
- a CDS encoding Gfo/Idh/MocA family oxidoreductase, which translates to MKRIAIIGCSEGNGHPFSYSSIINGYSDENLANSGWPGIYEYVRRRDPSEFGIDGIKITHAWTQHREVTEKLCKACRIPDMVDHPQELIGKVDAVIIARDDYETHFELAIPLLRAGLYVFVDKPLSLEASELRAFRPYLEKGQLMSCSGMRYARELDEPRADLAAYGRVKLIRGAIVLSWEKYGVHLLDAALGVTPAHPVSVRMLPSDHASAAVRLDDGALIQIDALGESARTFHLEIFGSQRNGTFDITDNFSMFRRMLWHFSESIRTDQPAIEPERTLEIMRVLIAGQIAQKENREVFINELSL; encoded by the coding sequence ATGAAGCGAATCGCGATCATTGGTTGCAGTGAAGGAAACGGACATCCCTTCTCTTATAGTTCGATCATCAACGGATATTCCGACGAAAACTTGGCCAACTCGGGATGGCCTGGAATATATGAGTATGTTCGCCGGCGCGATCCTTCAGAGTTTGGAATAGATGGGATAAAGATCACCCACGCATGGACTCAGCACCGCGAGGTCACCGAAAAACTCTGCAAGGCTTGTCGTATCCCCGACATGGTCGATCATCCGCAAGAACTGATCGGTAAGGTTGATGCGGTAATTATTGCGCGCGATGACTACGAGACGCACTTCGAATTGGCGATACCCTTGCTGAGAGCAGGCTTGTACGTTTTTGTCGACAAGCCTCTGAGTCTTGAAGCCTCCGAACTGCGAGCGTTCAGGCCGTATCTCGAAAAAGGTCAGTTGATGTCCTGCTCTGGTATGCGATACGCGCGCGAACTAGATGAGCCGCGCGCAGATTTAGCCGCATACGGACGAGTAAAATTGATTAGAGGTGCTATCGTCCTCTCCTGGGAGAAATACGGTGTTCATTTGCTTGACGCCGCATTGGGCGTTACGCCCGCACATCCTGTTTCTGTGAGGATGCTGCCATCGGATCACGCCTCTGCAGCCGTGCGTCTGGATGACGGCGCCCTGATTCAGATTGATGCTTTGGGCGAAAGTGCACGGACATTTCATTTGGAGATATTTGGTTCGCAGCGCAACGGAACGTTTGATATTACAGACAATTTTTCGATGTTTCGTAGAATGCTATGGCATTTCAGTGAGTCCATTCGCACAGACCAGCCGGCGATCGAGCCTGAAAGGACCCTGGAAATCATGCGCGTTTTGATTGCTGGTCAAATCGCCCAAAAAGAAAACAGGGAAGTATTTATCAATGAACTCTCGTTATAG
- a CDS encoding SDR family oxidoreductase — translation MNSRYRNLFELNGKTAVVTGAVGILGQRFCRGLAEFGAQVAVVDLELDRCAAFADELERDYGTHALGVACDVSHPESVANMVSQVVKRFGTIDVLHNNAASKSADLDAFFATTEEYSLQEWRRIMSVNIDGMFLVAQAVGGQMQKQGTGGSIIQTASIYGLLSSDKRIYEGSHYLGRQISNPAVYSTSKAAVVGLTRYLAGNWGDKGIRVNALVPGGVESGQNDTFKSRYSARIPLARMAQPDEMVGALVYLASDASSYVTGHCLVVDGGLSAW, via the coding sequence ATGAACTCTCGTTATAGGAATCTCTTTGAGTTGAATGGCAAGACCGCCGTAGTTACAGGCGCGGTCGGCATACTTGGCCAAAGGTTTTGCCGGGGCCTCGCAGAGTTTGGCGCGCAGGTCGCTGTGGTTGATCTGGAACTGGATCGTTGTGCGGCCTTCGCGGATGAACTTGAGCGTGATTACGGCACCCATGCACTCGGAGTGGCTTGTGATGTGTCGCATCCAGAATCTGTCGCGAACATGGTTAGTCAAGTTGTGAAGCGCTTTGGAACAATCGACGTCTTGCACAATAATGCCGCTTCCAAGTCCGCTGATCTTGACGCTTTCTTCGCCACTACCGAGGAATATTCACTTCAAGAATGGCGAAGAATCATGTCAGTCAATATTGATGGCATGTTCCTAGTAGCACAAGCAGTTGGCGGCCAGATGCAGAAACAGGGAACAGGGGGCAGCATCATACAAACCGCTTCAATTTATGGTCTTCTTTCATCGGACAAACGAATCTACGAGGGCTCGCACTACCTTGGACGTCAGATCAGCAATCCGGCCGTGTATTCAACATCCAAGGCCGCAGTCGTTGGTCTAACGCGGTACCTTGCAGGAAACTGGGGTGATAAAGGGATTCGGGTCAACGCACTCGTCCCGGGAGGCGTAGAGAGCGGGCAAAACGACACGTTCAAGTCCCGTTATTCTGCCCGCATTCCGTTGGCGCGCATGGCCCAACCAGACGAAATGGTCGGTGCACTTGTCTATCTGGCGTCTGACGCATCAAGTTACGTCACCGGGCACTGTCTCGTTGTCGACGGGGGCCTTAGCGCTTGGTAA